A window from Zingiber officinale cultivar Zhangliang chromosome 7A, Zo_v1.1, whole genome shotgun sequence encodes these proteins:
- the LOC122000023 gene encoding thaumatin-like protein 1, with the protein MATSMAAVLGFLFFLLPLSANAATFEIVNRCSTTVWAAWATISPQAGGGRQLNQGESWTININAGATGGRIWPRTGCSFDGNGRGSCQTGDCGGVLQCGGYGRAPNTLAEFALNQFNNLDFIDISNIDGYTVGLDFSPTTGGCRGIRCANDSIVGECPAELRTTGGCNGPCTVFGTPEYCCTNGPGTCGPTPYSRFFKDRCPDAYSYPQDDPTSTFTCPGGTNYRVTFCP; encoded by the coding sequence ATGGCTACATCAATGGCTGCGGTGCTCGGTTTCTTATTCTTCCTGTTGCCGCTCTCTGCCAATGCAGCCACCTTCGAGATCGTCAACAGGTGCTCCACCACCGTCTGGGCCGCCTGGGCCACCATTAGCCCCCAGGCCGGCGGCGGCAGGCAGCTCAACCAGGGCGAGTCCTGGACCATCAACATAAATGCCGGGGCCACCGGCGGCCGCATCTGGCCGCGTACTGGCTGCTCCTTCGACGGCAACGGCCGCGGCAGCTGCCAGACCGGCGACTGCGGCGGGGTGCTGCAGTGCGGGGGCTACGGCAGGGCGCCCAACACCCTCGCCGAGTTCGCGCTCAACCAGTTCAACAACCTCGACTTCATCGACATTTCCAACATCGACGGCTATACCGTGGGGCTGGACTTCAGCCCCACCACCGGCGGCTGCCGGGGGATCCGATGCGCCAACGACAGTATCGTGGGGGAGTGCCCGGCGGAGCTAAGGACGACGGGCGGCTGCAACGGGCCCTGCACGGTGTTCGGGACGCCGGAGTACTGCTGCACCAACGGGCCGGGCACCTGCGGTCCCACGCCGTACTCGAGGTTCTTCAAGGATCGCTGCCCGGATGCCTATAGCTACCCGCAGGACGACCCGACCAGCACTTTCACCTGCCCTGGGGGCACGAACTACAGAGTTACCTTCTGCCCTTAA